CAAAGACGATGGGGCTGGCCTCGTCGCGGGTCTTGTACATGCGATCCACGGTGAAGCCCGCGTCTTCCAGGGCGTTGGAGAACATGTCACCGATTTCCTTGTTCTTCCACAAATCGGTGCGGATGATGAAGTGGACCACAACAGGCTCGCCGTCCTTGTACCACTTCCCATCCTTCATCTCAGCGCCCAGGGCCTGCATGCGCTCGGCGATGATGGCCTTGCCCTTTTCGGGGTTGTAGCGGTACTTGGCCTCCAGGGCCTTCATCGTGTCAATAACGTTCACATACTCGGGCAAGTTCACGGACAGGGCCGTGTACTTCGGATAGGCCAACCCGCCGTGAATTTCCTTGGCTGCATATTCACGATCCAGCAGATAGTGCAAGGCCTCGCGAATTTGCTGGTCCGTGAAGGGGTTCCAGCCATTCTGGAACTCGGTGGGGTTCACATGGATATCCACCAACGTGCCGGTGACCGCCGCAGCGGCTTCCAGATTCGGATCGTTGAGCACCTCGTTGTAGGTCTTCGGATCGTGGAGCACCTCGTTGTAGGTCTCCCGATCCACCAGGGTGTCGGCGTAGATATCCACATCCCCGGTCTTCAAGCGGGCAATGGCCTGTTCCTGGTCAAAGGTGGAGACGACCACCTCATCCACCCAGGCTCCCGTGTGCGGAGACAAAGTGGGAGTAATAGTAACGGTATGTGTGTCAGTAGGTTTTCCCATGGTGGGGACGGTGGCTTGCAAAGTAAGTTGATGCTGCTTCTGCCAGAAAACTCCACCAATCAGTCCGGCTAGCAGGAGGACCAGACCCAATCCGGCCCAAAGCCAGGCCTGCCTCCGGAGGCGGGAATGTCTATCCCTGCTGGCCGGCTTGCGCATGCGGGACCCGGCCGCCGACGAGGCGCTTGGCGGCTGGGCAGAGGCCACCTCCATGCCCTGGCCAATGGTGGGGCGTCTTCCTCGGACGGAAGCCCCGAGGCGGGATCGAGCCTGGCCGAGGGGGGGGCGGCGCTCGGCTTCCCTCTTTTCCCCGAGTGCCATTCCCTGTACCAGCGCCCGTTCCATGGCCGCCTTCATCTCGGCCATGCTCCCATACCGCACCGCCGGGTCCTTCGCCAGCGCTTTGAACAAAATCCGCTCCACCGCCTCCGGCAGGTCGGGCACGAACTGCCGCGGCCGCGGCAGCGGGTCGCTGACATGCTTGAGCACCACGGCCATCGGCGTGTCCGCCGTGTAGGGCTTGCGCCCCGTCAGCATCTCGTACAGCACCACGCCTAAGGCGTACACATCCGTAGGCGGCCCCACCTTCTTGCCCAGCCCCTGCTCCGGGCTCATGTACTCCGGCGTGCCCACGCCTACCCCCGTGCCCGTCAGCG
The DNA window shown above is from Anaerolineae bacterium and carries:
- a CDS encoding protein kinase — protein: MSDLIGQNLGRYHILEQLGRGGMATVYKAYDTRLEREVAIKVIRKGAFPPEQLERILKRFEREAKALARLTHPNIVPVIDYGEHEGSPYLVMPYLPGGTLKGRLGQSWPWEDALRLLIPIADALAYAHKHHILHRDVKPSNILLTEKGQPMLTDFGIAKFLDLEDGQTLTGTGVGVGTPEYMSPEQGLGKKVGPPTDVYALGVVLYEMLTGRKPYTADTPMAVVLKHVSDPLPRPRQFVPDLPEAVERILFKALAKDPAVRYGSMAEMKAAMERALVQGMALGEKREAERRPPLGQARSRLGASVRGRRPTIGQGMEVASAQPPSASSAAGSRMRKPASRDRHSRLRRQAWLWAGLGLVLLLAGLIGGVFWQKQHQLTLQATVPTMGKPTDTHTVTITPTLSPHTGAWVDEVVVSTFDQEQAIARLKTGDVDIYADTLVDRETYNEVLHDPKTYNEVLNDPNLEAAAAVTGTLVDIHVNPTEFQNGWNPFTDQQIREALHYLLDREYAAKEIHGGLAYPKYTALSVNLPEYVNVIDTMKALEAKYRYNPEKGKAIIAERMQALGAEMKDGKWYKDGEPVVVHFIIRTDLWKNKEIGDMFSNALEDAGFTVDRMYKTRDEASPIVF